Part of the Brassica oleracea var. oleracea cultivar TO1000 chromosome C8, BOL, whole genome shotgun sequence genome is shown below.
ATATCATCAAAAACAGGTGAGCGTTCAAAAACATTGATATCATTTAAGGTACCTGGAGGTCCAAAAAACGCATGCCATATCCATANNNNNNNNNNNNNNNNNNNNNNNNNTGTATATTGCCCTTTCCAAGCGGTGGGACAATTCTTCCACTCCCAATGCATACAATCGATGCTTCCTATCATCCCGGGAAATCCACGGAACTCACCAATTTGAAGTAGACATTGAAGATCAGCGGGTGTTGGTCTTCTTAGGTACTCATCGCCGAATAAATAAATTATTCCTTCCACAAAATGTTCCACACATGACCGAGTAGTAGTTTCACCGAGTCGGAGGTATTCGTCAACAGCATCAACCGCACTACCATATGCCAAGACACAAATGGCTGCTGTACACTTTTGAAGTGGAGAGAGACTAGACCTTCCGAGAGCATCTTTCTTTTGTCGAAAGAATTCAACTTCATTGGAGAGTCGATCAACAATACGCATGAACAATGGTTTGTTCATTCTAAATTGCCGTCGGAATAGATTTTGAGGATATGTTGGAGTTTCGCTGAAATAATCATTCCATAAACGCACATTGCCTTCTTCACGATTTCTTTCAATGTGGACTCGTTTTTTTCTTTTCTTCCTTGTATCTTCTTGATCATCATGATTTATGCACAAATCCTTGAACGTTTGATCAAAATATTGATCAAAATATTGATCAAAATCATCTACTCCCTCAAAAGTGTTATGAGAAGATGAAGCCATAGAATTTTATTTTGTGGTGGAAGAGAAGACTTTGTAACTTGAAAGAGAAGAGAAGAAACTTTGTTTTTTTTGTGATCAATGAAAGAGAATGGCTTTGTTATCAAGGGGAAGACAAGAAAACTTTGTGGTGGAAGAGAAGACTTTGTAACTTCTGTTTTGCAAGAGAGAGTAGAGTGAAAACAATTTATTATGACACAACCTACACTCGTGAGGAAGAGAGAAGAGTGACTTTAGATGATGAGAGTAGAGTGAAAACAATGAAATGCATTACAATGTTTTATATAGAGCAAGAGAGAAGAGTGACACAACCAGACACTCGTGACACTTACATACAAAACTCCTCACTTCAACTTACAAAACTCGTGACAGAAACATACAAAATGCATGACACGGACGTACAAACATACAGCTTGCATTTTGTCTTGACTTCAACTCGTGTCTCTTGACTTCAACTCACATACAGCTTGCATTTTGGCTCCGTTGTCTCCTGACTTCTTTCTGTCTGCACACGGGAAGAAAGGCAATAAGATACATATACATAACACATTTCACTCAACTTTCACTTATCACATATAAATAAAACATTTCACTCAAGTTTCACTTATCACATATAAATAAAACATTTCACTCAAGAATAGGAACATAACTCGATTTAAACACATACACATAAACTCGAAAACATTTTATCATAACTGGAACAGAAGATGACACATACATTACACAATAACAGGGACAGAACTCGATTTAAACACATACACCTAGTTATCCAGCATCTCTGTAAGAAGCTTAGTCTTTACGGCTTGTTCTATTTCAGAAAGTGGGTCTGTTTTTGAAATGAGGCTGTTAAGCAGAGCCATTTTCGAAACTCTCTCTTGCAGGGCCAAGTCTTTCTCTTTAATAGAGCACTTGGTCTGAAACTTTAATGAAGCCTCATTATCTACGATTGGTTTCTTTGCAGAAGCTGCTTTCGAAGCCTTAACACCAGCTGGCCGTTTGGTAGGTTGCTCGTCTAGATTGATGGTTGCTTGAGAGCTTGCTGTTTCTGCTCCATCCTCGTACTTTCTCTTCTGACCGTTTCCACCAAGCTTACTAGTAGCATGCTCAGACCATTTCTGGTCATAGCGGAGCTCCTCCCAAGCATGGTGGAGATTAAATTTAATCTTGTGATCATTGAAAAATATTTCGTGTGCCAGTTTCACAACATCACTCTCGCTCTGACCACTAGTTTTCTGTCTTGTTGCGGCCGCATATGATCCACAGAACTTGCAAACAAGATCATTCAGATTCTGCCACCTTTGCTTACACTGAAGAGGTTCTGGCTTATCACCTCCTGCCACCTTCGGACTAGCTTCAAAGTAATCGGCAATGCGGCCCAGAAAGTACTTGCTTTTTGCTCATTGCTGACTACAGCATCCTTGCTGGTGTTTAACCAGGCGCTAATGAGCACTAGATCATCAGAGGGAGGCCATTTTCTTCTTTCTTTGCGCACTGAACGTGAGTCTCCACAGAAGCTTGCAGTTTCAGTTGGTTGAGTACTAAACACAGGGAGTTGTGAACCGCTTTCATAAGGAAAGGGTTTGGGAAGGTTACAATCTTGTTGACAGTTCAAAAAGTTCCACAAACTTGGACGTGTGACTATATGGATTACTAGAATCCATATTACTATGTCAAACAAGTGAGAAAGAAGAAGTATAGAGAAGGTTGTTGGATGAAGAAAAGGAAGAGAAGATGTTTTCCTGTGAGAAGAAGATGTTATTACGGTTCTTTTCAATGTCTTTACTCTTTGAGAAGAGTAAAGCTGAGTAGACACATATCTAACTTATTTATTACCTAACTCTAACAAGCATTCATAAAACTAACAACTATCACAAGCATTAAAAATAATAGCATTCATTAAGCTAACTACTATCAGAAACATTCATCACAACAAACATTCACTAACCAGCATTCATTACAACCATTGATTAAACTAACTACTAACCGGCCCTAGCAATTAAGAAAATGGCAAGAAAATGATTTCAAGTTTTGAACACTAACCTCAAAGACAATCTGAAATTGTGTTTGCTTCTCGCAAGAACTGGATGTGTAAACCTGTTCACATCGCCTCAACCCTGTCAAAACGAGCAACGCAATGAACTTAGGACATGATCCAACTTCAACACACTACGCTAAATATAGAGCCTAAGCTAAAATACAGAGACAAGTCTTGATCCTTACGCTAGCTAAATAATCTTTAAAACACTAATAAATATGAATGAAATGAGAAAGTTAATTACTTGGGAAGTGATCTCAGTGAGGACCGAGACACTCGTCGGAGGAGACGCCGTGAGGATCGAAGCAGACGTCGTCCGTGGTGGCTTTCCATCGTCGGAGGATGCGCCTTCATGATGGGTTTGAATCACTCGTCGGTTTCGTCTCTCTTCGTGACGGAGAACACGAAGTGAGAGGAGAAGAAAGAAAGAAAGGAAAATTGAAGAAAAAAAAAACTTTGCCTATCCTGCTGACACGTGTCTATAAAACCCCCATTAAAATCGGTAACCGAACACGCTAATTAAGGATCGATAACTTGGATTTTATTTTCTTTTCATTTAATTTAAATCACTTATTAACCCTAAAACCCCAATAAGGTTCAGCGTTAATACTGGTCTAAAGTTTCAAGATATGGAATGGACAAAGATTGGTGCACGGGGTAAACAAGCCCGAAGTGGCCGAGAGAACCACATTCAACAGTTCGTATCTTTCAGTTTCTTAATTTCTTGTGTTTTAGGATTCATACGTAGATACGGGGGTTGTGTATTCACCATTTTTTGTTGAAAACTTTTCTAAACTTATGAGTAAAATCTCATATTTGTATTACTTATGCATTTTAATATGAAGTTTTTTTTACAAAAAAAAAATTATCTATTCAACTAATTCACAGAAATATTTAAATATTTCTAAAACCAATTAACTAAAATGTGATATACAATATTTTTCTAAGATTGCAATATAGACAAATCTTACTATATCTTTTACAAATATAAATATACAATTATTGAAAGAATATTAAGACATAAATATCTAAATAATTAAAGAATTT
Proteins encoded:
- the LOC106308552 gene encoding glutathione S-transferase T3-like, translating into MVVMNAASPKVAGGDKPEPLQCKQRWQNLNDLVCKFCGSYAAATRQKTSGQSESDVVKLAHEIFFNDHKIKFNLHHAWEELRYDQKWSEHATSKLGGNGQKRKYEDGAETASSQATINLDEQPTKRPAGVKASKAASAKKPIVDNEASLKFQTKCSIKEKDLALQERVSKMALLNSLISKTDPLSEIEQAVKTKLLTEMLDN